In Deinococcus fonticola, the DNA window TTTATGATTGAGCGCCGCTGTGGAATCAGTCAGAGACTGATCGTCAAGCGCCATGGTCAGCAGATGGCGTCTGGCCCCGGCAGGCAACCGAGAGATAACCTCACAGAATTCTGCGTTCCAGGAGGGAGCCGAGGTTCTGTCGGCGTACGCGGTCAGTCGCGACCAGACTTCCTCGGCCTGAGCCACCGGGCTGTTTTGCGTCACCTCGTCTGTCTGAAGCCGCCTGATTTCGCTTATGTAGTCCGCCAGTTCCTGCGCTGCCTCTGACCAGCGTTCAGCAAGGCCAGCGTACATGCGTAGGAGTTGCACTCGTTCGTCTATTTTTCCAGAGGTTGAGTTGTAGAAGATGCTTGCCACGACAGCCTGCTTCTGGTTGGTAGCCCATTGGACAGCCGCCAGCATCTCCCAACTCGTAGCGAAGGCCGGAGCATGAAAAAGCCACTTTGCCAGTTGGCCACAATGACTGGGAGTGCGACTGGCAAAGAAATCTTTGATGAAGTTCCTTGCGGCCAAAGCGTCATCCGGCTGCAATTTATGCAGGAGGTAATTGAAGGTGTGGCCGATATTGCTGGAGCCATTCCCCGCTTCCAGTGCCTCTTCCACGGCGTCTAGAAAATCCTGAAGGGTGGGGTGCTGTGGAAAGGTCATCTCTACCCCCCCACCAGTGGCACGAGTTTCAGGAACGTGACTTCCAGCGGTTCGCCCAGCCTTAACGTCACCGTTTCGTCTAATTCATCGGCTTGCTCATCTCCGACGAGGACGATGATTCCGTTGCGTTGGAAAGCTTCCTGTGCTCTGGCGTACTGTTTTTCCCAGTCGATTTTGCGGTGGTGGGGCGTGGTGGGGATGTTGAGTTGGCGTTCCATGCCTTCGGGGGTGACGAGGCCCCGGAAGCGTTGCCCGTTACTGGCGTTGTATTCGGTGCATTCCTCGTACACGCGGCGGCGGATGAGTTCGCGGATGGTGACGGTTTCGCTGTCGAAGTCAAGCTGGCGGGCGGGGATAGGCTTCAGGCCGGTGGTGGTTTCGTCAAGGAGCTGAACGGTGTATGGCATAGGTGAACCCTCCTGATTATGTTTACAGCATAACATATTAGGGTGCAGGTTACATTCGTTTGGCCTGTGCCGCCCATCAACCGCATAGATGGCCTGCTGATTTACGGCCCCGCCTGCTCCGCGAGGGGTTTGCCATCACGGCCCAGCACCCGAAAGTCGTACGCCTGATGGCTCAGGTTCTGCCAGTTGACATTCTGGTTCTTGCAGGCGTCCGGGAATTCCATTTCGGTGCGGGAGGGGTAGCGGTGCTCCAGGCTGTCCTGGCGGTACTGTTCGAGGGTGCGGGCCAGTTCCAGGGCGCAGTTCTGCGCGGCGGCCCGAACAGTCACGGTGGTCACCGCGTCCACCGTCAAGGTGTGCGGCCTCTCGGCCCGCAGGGCCTTGACTTCCGCTTCCAGCGCAGCGACCCGCCTCCCGAGTTCGGCGTTCTGCTGCCGCGCCTGCTGATCCTGACACGCGCACAGCAGGGCAGGCAAGAACAGCAGCAGGGCAGTACGCGGAGTCATTGATGGGCAGCGTACCGCCCGTGGCTGTGGCCTTCCTGAATCGTTACTTGAGGAACTGAAATCAGGAAGAGTTGGTGGAATGAAACCTTTCCACAGCAGGCAAGCTCAGGAAGATCAGACAGACGGACACCTCCGAACTCAAGCGTCAGGCTGCCCAGGCGGCGTGCGACTTCGAAATCAGCAATTTGGCGCTCTACCGCTGGCGAATTCAAGCTCAGAAAATTGGCCAGGCTGCTGTTGCCCTGCCTGACCTCAACGGCACTAAACCGATTCGCCTCCAGTCCAGTTTTACCGCTCCAACACACTGACAATCTCGACATGGCTGGTCTGGGGATAGAAGTCATGCGGGGTGACAGTACCCAGTTTCCAGCCGTAACGGGCGAGTTCACCCACGTCCCTGGCCCAGGTGGCGGGGTCGCAGGAGATGTAGACGAGGCGGTCGGCGGTGCTGTGCTGAATGTGTTGGCGGGCGGCTTCGTCCAGCCCGGCGCGCGGCGGGTCGACGACGATCACGTCCGCGCCCATTTCGCTGAAGCGGGCGGCGTCCCCCTGGCGGTAGGTGATGTTCTTCTGCCCGCTTTGCTGCACGTCCTGCCGTCCGCGCTCCAGGGCTTCTTTGCTGGTGTCGAGCACGGTGACGCGCCGGAAATTCGGGGCAAGGTGACGGGCGATGGCGCCGGCCCCGCCGTACAGGTCGGCGGCGTGGTCGCCTTTTCCAGCCAGTTCAGCGGCGTGAATGTATGCCAGTCCGGCGGCCTGCGGGTTCACCTGCGCAAAACCTACGGCGCTGACACTGACTTCCACACTCCCGAACCGTTCACGAATTTCGCCTTCCCCAGCAATGAGGCGCACGCCTGCGCTGAAGCGTTTCCCGGCCGGTTCAGCCAGGGACACACCCACCACGCCCGCGTCCATCAGGTGATCACTGGCCCGGAGATACTGGCGGGGCTCGCCGGAACCGATAATCGCCGCGACCACTTCACCCGTGAGTTTGCTGGCCCGGAACGCGATTTCCGTGGCAGGGTCGAGGCGATCGGGGTCGAGTTTGTCCAGGATGGCCTGGATTTCCGGCATGACCAGCGGGTCGGCCTGGAACACCAGCGGATCATTGCCCCGCCGCTCGCGGTAGGCGAAGCCCTGCGGGGTAATCAGGTACTGCGCGGTGTTGCGGTAATTCCAGGCGTCGGGGCTGGGAACGGTTTTCTCGACTTCATGGCGAATTTTCGCAATACGGGTCAAGGCTTCTTCCACGAACCCGCGCTTGTAAGCCAGTTGCGCCTCGTACGTCGCGTGCCCCAGGTCAGCCGTCGGCAAGTCCGGCCCATCCACCCGGTCCGGGCTGCGGCGCAGCACCTCCACGACGCTGCCCTGCCGCACGCCCTTTCCGGCCTTGATGCTCGCCGTGACGCGTTCTCCGGGCAAGGCTCCGCGCACCAGCACCACGCCAGCATCGTCACGGGCCAGGCCAAAGCCCCCCGCGACCAGTTTCTCAATTTCCAGCGTGACAAGCGAATCAGACATGATGTTCAGGGTAGCACCCACCACCCGGACTGCCTTACGGCGCCCGCCGTAGCGGTGTTGCAGCGCAGCCTTGCCAGTCGGGGGTGAGGCTTCGCTTAGCCTGAATCGTTGATGGAGAAGTAGCCGCTCCTGGGTGCACGTGCCTAAGAACCGAACCTCGAACCTCCAAGAAACATCGCCCTGCTGCCTTAACCACCGTCCCGCAGCTACTTACCGCAAAGAGCCATTCCT includes these proteins:
- a CDS encoding class I SAM-dependent RNA methyltransferase gives rise to the protein MSDSLVTLEIEKLVAGGFGLARDDAGVVLVRGALPGERVTASIKAGKGVRQGSVVEVLRRSPDRVDGPDLPTADLGHATYEAQLAYKRGFVEEALTRIAKIRHEVEKTVPSPDAWNYRNTAQYLITPQGFAYRERRGNDPLVFQADPLVMPEIQAILDKLDPDRLDPATEIAFRASKLTGEVVAAIIGSGEPRQYLRASDHLMDAGVVGVSLAEPAGKRFSAGVRLIAGEGEIRERFGSVEVSVSAVGFAQVNPQAAGLAYIHAAELAGKGDHAADLYGGAGAIARHLAPNFRRVTVLDTSKEALERGRQDVQQSGQKNITYRQGDAARFSEMGADVIVVDPPRAGLDEAARQHIQHSTADRLVYISCDPATWARDVGELARYGWKLGTVTPHDFYPQTSHVEIVSVLER